In the Afipia sp. GAS231 genome, AGGATCGAAGGCCGCGAGATCGTAGCTCCTCCCTGGAGCTTCGCCTGCATGAACGACCAAGGCCCACAACAATGTGACGAGCCCATGTGGGTCTATGGGAGCCCCGACTACCTCGCGCAATTTAAGAATGCATTCTGACATTGACCCGCGCGTGGAGCCACACGAGGACGAAAACATGAAACTCACGACAATAGCATTAGCCTCTGCCGTCGCGCTCTCGAGTACGTTCGCGCTTGCAAACACGGTTCGTCATAAGCCGAGCGTCAGGACCTACCACTTGCATAGGGATATACCGCTGGTCAGATCAGGTTCTTCGCACCCGAATTACGGCAAACCAAACGGTCCAACCAGCGTGTCCGCGGGCGGATTGATGTGGAACGGAAGGAGCGCCTCCGAGTGGGGCGGCTAGGGAGACGTCGGAATTGGCCAACCTGATTGAAGGTCGCCAAGTCGTCGTGAAGCGCGAATGTCTCCCTTGGGTCATTCGCTACCGAGTCGGATTGGCAGCAAGTCCGGCCATGTCCGCTATCGCGCCGAGAGCGGAAGTAAATGCAGGGCCCTAGCGGTCCTGCGGCCAGCCAGATCGATTCTCTATCGCGCGCGCAACCCGATCGAACGGCTGCTTATCAACATCAAGGTCGGAGTGTCGCGACCCGATAGGATAAACTCGCGGCAAAATATTTGATCTTAGGGCGCGTACTCAAAAATCTTCGTCGATGTCCGGCTCGCCCCGACACCAACCACCTTTGTGCAACCGCAGCAAATGTCGCGATGGGCCAGAAGCGGATATGCCATCCATCAAAACAGCGTCAGCGCCAAACGTCCGGTGTTTGTCAAATGATCGCAACGGTAGATGGCAAAGCCTTCGCGGCTGTCGAGCCACGCATAGTAGAACAGGCCGAGGACTCGTCTGTTGGCGACATAGGGCCGAAAATTAGCCCGCGTTTCGTTGACCAGAGCGATCTGATTGGTCTCATGAGGAGGACAGGACGTATCGTGATTGGGGATACCCCACTCAGTGATCCAGCAAGGCTTGCCACCTCGGCTATCTGACGGCCGGCACTCCGCGAGAACGTACTTCTGTAATCGATTGCGGCGTCCCGCGACGGCAGTCGGATTTCCCGGGTCATTCGTCCAAGGGTAGGTATGAACGCCGTAAACGTCGACGAGTTCATCGAGACCGTTCGCGCGCATGAAGTCCAGCGTTGCGACAGCACCGACAGCGTCCAGCCGCGCCGTTCGCGGTGCCTCCGGAGCTTCGTTGAACACCAGGCCTGCGCTGACGATCGGCGCATGTTGGTTCAGCTTCGACCGGGCGCGAACTTCCTTGATCACCTTGAGCAGCTTAAGATATTGCAGATAACCCTTGGCGACCTGTTGTGCCTCCGGATCACGCGAAAGGTTCTCGAGGGTGAACTCTCTAGATCGGGTCGGGTTCTCAGCCGGCAAGCTGAAATCTGCGTTGAACATGGCGGAATTGATTTCATTTCCCAATTCGAACCCCGCGAGCTTAACGCCGGCGGCCTCGAGTTTTTCGAGCAGCGGTTCGAAGTACTTGCGGAACTGATCCGGATCTGCAGCGGACAACGGAGGTCCGCCCCATACGCCGAAGGCATTGGGCCATGGTCGGCTGGGTGCACCCGGCCGGTATTGTAGTTGGACCAGCCATTCGATCTGGATCCCCTGCGCTTGGGCGCGCCGGGCAAAATCTATTCCCTTCTCATCGGGCGTAATGCCCGACCGGATAAAATGAACGTTGGCTGCGTGCAATTGCGCGAGGATTGCATTCTGCTGGTCGACGCTCAGTGAACCCACCGACGCGTTCACGCCGACAACCGCGTCGGTCGCCTGGGCCAATAACGGATGGAATCCGAGAAACGCATAAAGAACGGATGCGAAGGCAACAATTCCGCCGCTGAAGCTTTTCATTCGGCCGGCCCCATGTTCGCATTCTCCTTCGTAGTCGAGAAATAGATGCGGCGACATGAACCGGTTGTGAACGCTCTGGCTCAACCAAAAGCACGGAGTGGACCCGGATCAGGGAGCTTGCCATGAAGAACGGCGCGTGGGCCAACATCCCGCCGAAAAGCAACCGCAGCAATCCGATCTGCTTCAGCCCCTATCTCTACCGCGCTCGCAACCGGGTCGAGCGGTTCTTCAACAGGATCAAACAATGTCGTCGGATAGCGACGCGCTATGACAGGCTTGCTGCCAACTACCTTGCCTTCGTTCAACTCGCGTCAATCAGGCTATGGCTGCGCCTTAATGAGTCCGCATCCTAGCTAGTTCTTCGTAGCTACAATTTCGATCTCTACCAGCATCGCCGGGTGCACCAAATCGCAAATGACGAGCGTGGACGCTGGGCGTACCTCGCCCATCACTTCCAGGAAAACGGCGCGATACGCGGAAACGTAATTTCGATCGACAACATAACCGGTGACCTTAACCACGTCGGTCAACGTCATTCCGGCCTCATTGAGCAGGACCTCGATTTGCGTCCAGGCCTTCCGCGCCTGGATTTCGAAGTCTCCGGTCACGTCGCCCTGACCGGCGACGTAGAGTGTGGGACCGGGAACCTCAACCAAGACCGCTTGACTGAAGTGTGCGAAGCGCCTGACACCCTCCGGATCGAGCTTTCGTACCGCCACTGCACGCTCCTGTTTGCACACAAAAGGGCGCCCGCCGGCCATGTTTGGCTGATCGCATCCCCGCAGACTAACGAATTACCTAGGGTAGGCTCAGTAGACAAGTCGAGACATTCTTGAACCGCACTTGACATTTTTCATCGTCCCATTCGTTCGTCTGAGAGACCGGGGACATGCGCTATTCCAGATTGACCGTCGACGGGTCATGTTCTTACAGAATCAAGCCGCCGTTTTCGACCTCCCTGCACGTTGGTCCGGGAAAATTCGGAGTGCTACGTCGTCAAGGACACCAACGTGCGTAACCTTGGCGTGGCTTTATTGCCGCGACGACGCGCAGCGCTACAGTTTCGGCGTTGGCAAGCTTTCGTCGGATGAAGCGCGCCGGACTAGCCGTCACCATCAAGGCACGATGGATTTGCGAACAGGCGCATCAGCAGTTGAAAGAAAAACTCGGACTTGATCACTTCGAGGGACGATCCTGGCAAGGTCTTCATCGTCACGCATTGATGACCATGATCGCCTACGCCTTCCTGCAACATCGTCACCTCACACAAGTGGGGCGAAAAAAGAATCAACGGACCGCCGCCTCAGCCTAGCCTGCCGGCCGTACGCCACGCCATCGTCGATCTCATTCTTCGACCACTATCTCAGCAATGCCCACACTGCCGAAGACGAAGCCGTGAAAAACAGTGGCGTGGGTAAATCTGCCAAAGTAGTGCTAGTTCGATGGAGAGGCAGGATCTGCCGGAGCAGGCACCGCAGCGGCGGGCTCCTTCGCCGGTACCTCGCCGCCTTTGTAGATCCGCGCATAGCGCTTGCCGAGACTGGTCAGCACCTCGTAGCCGATGGTGCCGAAGTGATGGGCGAGTTCGTCGACCGTGATGCCTTCGCCGATCAGCGTCACCATATGACCGCGGCGCGCCGCGTTCTTCTCGATATCGGTGATATCGACCGCGATCAGGTCCATCGAAACCCGTCCCGCGATCGGGCAGCGCTTGCCGGCTACCACGACCTCGGCGCCGCGGGTGCCGTCATTGGCGCTGGCGGCGCGGAAATAGCCGTCGGCATAGCCGGCCGACACCAGCGCGATCCGGGTCGGCCGCCGCGCGGTCCAGGTGCCGCCATAGCCGACGGTTTCGCCGCGCTCGACATTGCGCACCTGGACGATACGGGCCTTCAGCTCGACGACCGGCTGCATCGGATTGTCGGACTCGGGTGTGGGGTTGATGCCATAGAGCGCCGCCCCCGGCCGCACCAGATCGAACTGGAACTGGGCGCCCAAGAACACGCCGGAAGAATTCGACAGCGATGCCGGCACGCCCGAGAACAGGCTGGCGATTTCGCGGAAGGTCGTGAGCTGCCTGGCATTGAGCGGATTGTTGAGCAGTTCGGCGGAGGCGAGGTGGCTCATCACGAGCGTGATGCCGTGGTCGCCGGCATTGATGCGGGGGATAATGCCCTGCGCCTCGGCAACCGTGAGGCCGAGCCGGTTCATACCGGTGTCGATGTGAATGGCAGCGCCGCCCGACCAGCCGGAGCGGCGGCAGAATACGTCCCATTCCGCGAGTTCGTTGAGGTCGCCGATGACGGGTTTGCAGTCGATCGCGGCGTAGCTGTCGCCGGTGTTCTGGAAGAAGCCGTCGAGCGTATAGATCGCGGCCGCCGGCACCGCTGATCGGACCACGCGCGCTTCGTCGAGGGTGGCTGTGAAAAATGTCTTGCAGCCGGCATTGGCAAGCGCGCGCGCGACCTGGTCGGCGCCGCAGCCATAGGCGTCGGCCTTCACCACGCCGGCACATTCGGCGGGAACCGCCGTCTTCTCGAGCTTGCGCCAGTTGGCGACGATGGCGTCGAGGTCGACCGTCAGCACACCGATCGCGCTGGCGAGCGCTGCGGCCTGGTTGGCCTCGGGCGAGAGCAGGGTGCTCGGCGGGATGGATTTGGGGTCAGAGGCGATGTTCATGCCGCATTTTACGCGGGCCCCTGCGGCGGTTCAACCGCGTAGCCGCCTCAATAGAGGTTGCGGTCCGGCAAATTGCCGTCATGCGCCAGGTCGCTGAATCGCGTGAACTGGCCCTCGAACTGGACTTCCACCGTGCCGGTGGGGCCGTGGCGCTGCTTGCCGATGATGATTTCGGCCTTGCCGTGCACCAGCGACATATCGAGCTGCCACTTTTCGTATTCGGGGGTCCCGATCCGGGGCTCCTTGTTGGCGAGGTAATATTCCTCGCGATACACGAAGATGACGACGTCGGCGTCCTGTTCGATCGAGCCGGATTCACGCAGGTCGGCCAGTTGCGGGCGCTTGTCGTCGCGGTTTTCGACCTGACGCGAGAGCTGCGACAGCGCGATGATCGGGACGTTCAGCTCCTTCGCCAGCGCCTTGAGGTTGGTGGTGATCTCGGTGACTTCCTGCACGCGGTTGTCGGAACGCTTGCCCGATCCCGACAGCAGCTGGATGTAGTCGATCACGATCATGTCGAGACCCTTCTGCCGCTTCAGCCGGCGCGCACGCGCGGTCAGCTGGGAGATCGACAGGCCGCCGGTTTCGTCGACATAGAGCGGCAGCGATTGCAGCTCGATCGAATAGTCGCGGATCTTCTCGAAGTCGGATTCGGTGATGCCGCCGCGGCGGATCATGCTGGAGGCGATGCTGGTCTGCTCGGCGAGAATACGCGTGGCGAGCTGTTCGGCCGACATTTCGCAGGAGAAGAACCCGACGATGCCGCCGTTGACCGATTTCATGGTGCCGTCGGGCTGCACCTCGGCGCGATGCGCCTTGGCGATGTTATAGGCGATATTGGTCGCCAGTGCGGTCTTGCCCATGCCGGGGCGGCCGGCGACTATGATCAAGTCGGATGCCTGCAGCCCGCCCATCTTGGTGTCGAGGTCGCGCAGGCCGGTGGCGATACCGGACAGGCTGCCGTCGCGCTGGAACGCCTTGGCCGCCATGTCGACGGCCACCGTGAGCGCCTGCGAAAAGCGCTGGAAGCCGCCGTCATACCGGCCGGATTCCGCCAGTTCATAAAGCTGGCGCTCGGCATCCTCGATCTGCGCACGCGGCGCAAAATCAACCGGTGCATCGAAGGCGACATTGACCATGTCCTCGCCGATCCGGATCAGGTCGCGGCGCAGCGCCATGTCGTAGATCGTCCGGCCGTAGTCCTGCGCGTTGATGATCGTGGTCGCCTCGGCCGCGACGCGGGCGAGGTACTGGCCGACCGTCATGCCGCCGATATCGGTATCGGCCGGCAGGAACGTCTTCAGCGTGACGGGGGTGGCGACCTTGCCCATCCGGATCAGGCTGCCGGCGGTTTCATAAATGGTCTGATGCAGCGGCTCGAAGAAATGCTTCGGCTCCAGGAAGTCCGAAACCCGGTAGAACGCGTCGTTATTGACCAGGATGGCGCCCAGCAGGCTCTGTTCCGCTTCGATATTGTGCGGTGCGCTCCGATAGGCCGGAGTTCCCGCGTCGGGAGCAAGCTTGAGGACGTTCGAATCAGTCATGGCCATAGTGTGTGATGTTCTTCGGATTTTTGGCTTTTGTCAGGATTCTCGTACGGGGCGGCGATAAGGCGCTCCCTCTGTGCAATCCGAAAGTCCGAGTAGGCCTTATGCCCGATTCACACAATGCGATTTGTGAATCGCGACCGCGCTTGCGCATTCCGCTTGACGGGGATTGGCCGGAACCAGCCGGCGTCGGGAGTCGCAGCCGAAGCGCATTCGATAAAATGCCATATAAAATCTTGGGGGCGCCTGAACCTAATCGCCACAAGGATGGACTTAATCCAAGGGCGCAGGTGTGTCCGGGCCGCGATCTTAAGCGTTGATCAAATCAGAATGAGATAGATCAAGGCGATCAGGGCAGCAGCTACGCCAGTTGCGATCAAGGCGTAGTCGGTCCTGAGGTCGGCTTTCGGATCGACCGATGGGTAGGTTTTCTCGGGCATGCCGGGAGGTCTACGCCAGACCGCCAGGGGGCTCTGTGAACTGGATCACATCAGTCCGTATTTCTTCGGGGCACGGTGGTGCACCAGGGAACCGGGCGGAAATCGGGAACGGACCGGCGGTTGTTGGGTTGGTAACGGCGACGGACTTGGACGGTCAGGAGACACCATGGGTCAGGCACTCCAAACGTGGCGGTCGGGAAGCGAACAGCGCGCATGGCTGTCGTTGCTGATCGATACCTTTGAGGAGGTGTCGCGCCCTGAACTGCGGACTGTTCCCTGCGACAGCCATGTGCTTGCCGCCCTGCGCGCGCAGCTTGCTTGTCCGGCAGGTGTCTACGGGCCGTACGGCTCGCCCTACGGCCTGCGGCACTGAAACATCCGCCTTTATCAACTCATTCGCCTGCCAATTGCAGCCGTGGTTGCTTGCGGCTCTCGATTCCGCGCAGCTTGGCTTCTTCACGCGCGATGTAGTCGCGGGTGATCGGCACAACGCCCTGGCGCTTGGTGAGCTGGATCTGGAAATTCATCAGATTTTGCTTGCGGAACGACATTTCCGAACCCGCCAGATAAAACTCCCACATGCGCGCAAAGCGCTCGTCGTATAGCCGCACGGCCTCTTCCCGCCGCGCCATGAAGCGTTCGCGCCAGGCCTTCAGCGTTTCCGCATAATGCAGCCTGAGGATCTCGATGTCGCATACCAGCAGGCCGGCGCGCTCGATCGCGGGAAGGACCTCGGAGACGGCGGGAATATAACCGCCCGGAAAAATATACTTGGTGATCCAGGGGCTGGTCACGTCGGGGCCGG is a window encoding:
- the alr gene encoding alanine racemase; amino-acid sequence: MNIASDPKSIPPSTLLSPEANQAAALASAIGVLTVDLDAIVANWRKLEKTAVPAECAGVVKADAYGCGADQVARALANAGCKTFFTATLDEARVVRSAVPAAAIYTLDGFFQNTGDSYAAIDCKPVIGDLNELAEWDVFCRRSGWSGGAAIHIDTGMNRLGLTVAEAQGIIPRINAGDHGITLVMSHLASAELLNNPLNARQLTTFREIASLFSGVPASLSNSSGVFLGAQFQFDLVRPGAALYGINPTPESDNPMQPVVELKARIVQVRNVERGETVGYGGTWTARRPTRIALVSAGYADGYFRAASANDGTRGAEVVVAGKRCPIAGRVSMDLIAVDITDIEKNAARRGHMVTLIGEGITVDELAHHFGTIGYEVLTSLGKRYARIYKGGEVPAKEPAAAVPAPADPASPSN
- a CDS encoding replicative DNA helicase; amino-acid sequence: MAMTDSNVLKLAPDAGTPAYRSAPHNIEAEQSLLGAILVNNDAFYRVSDFLEPKHFFEPLHQTIYETAGSLIRMGKVATPVTLKTFLPADTDIGGMTVGQYLARVAAEATTIINAQDYGRTIYDMALRRDLIRIGEDMVNVAFDAPVDFAPRAQIEDAERQLYELAESGRYDGGFQRFSQALTVAVDMAAKAFQRDGSLSGIATGLRDLDTKMGGLQASDLIIVAGRPGMGKTALATNIAYNIAKAHRAEVQPDGTMKSVNGGIVGFFSCEMSAEQLATRILAEQTSIASSMIRRGGITESDFEKIRDYSIELQSLPLYVDETGGLSISQLTARARRLKRQKGLDMIVIDYIQLLSGSGKRSDNRVQEVTEITTNLKALAKELNVPIIALSQLSRQVENRDDKRPQLADLRESGSIEQDADVVIFVYREEYYLANKEPRIGTPEYEKWQLDMSLVHGKAEIIIGKQRHGPTGTVEVQFEGQFTRFSDLAHDGNLPDRNLY
- a CDS encoding transcriptional regulator — encoded protein: MGQALQTWRSGSEQRAWLSLLIDTFEEVSRPELRTVPCDSHVLAALRAQLACPAGVYGPYGSPYGLRH
- a CDS encoding RidA family protein, coding for MAVRKLDPEGVRRFAHFSQAVLVEVPGPTLYVAGQGDVTGDFEIQARKAWTQIEVLLNEAGMTLTDVVKVTGYVVDRNYVSAYRAVFLEVMGEVRPASTLVICDLVHPAMLVEIEIVATKN